Proteins encoded within one genomic window of Planctomycetota bacterium:
- a CDS encoding V-type ATPase subunit — MALQIALDLDYLAANVHGRRSRLAEADRLDALCRLRTVTDLARALFPESRFLTAAALQRVLILDQVEELTEIASRLGGAAGKILDWLGVRFQMENLKVLARGLAGGMALEDLRPHLILLPDDLALPVEALASAGSLEAFAALVPHEPLREGLRRCADLFARRPKAFFLEAGLDAGYLEELLSRARALPAADRREVLPIALQEADTFHMMLAARGKFHYGLGPEAIVPFHVRKTRIPRQTFAAMAAAEHVADVASAAAGAALDEVPAVAKEALTAADLEPLAWGRYYRLANRAFRRCHMGLGAVVAYAAIRRVELANLITLSEGIRLGRPADAIRRRLIPAAPGRGPAAQREPTRV; from the coding sequence ATGGCCCTGCAAATCGCTTTGGATCTGGACTACCTGGCGGCCAACGTTCACGGCCGCCGGAGCCGCCTCGCCGAGGCCGACCGTCTCGACGCCCTCTGTCGGCTGCGCACCGTGACGGACCTGGCGCGGGCCCTGTTTCCCGAGAGCCGGTTTCTGACCGCTGCGGCGCTCCAGCGGGTGCTCATCCTGGACCAGGTGGAGGAACTGACGGAGATCGCGTCGCGCCTGGGCGGGGCCGCCGGAAAGATTTTGGACTGGCTGGGCGTGCGGTTCCAGATGGAGAACCTGAAGGTGCTGGCGCGCGGCCTGGCGGGCGGGATGGCGCTGGAGGACCTCCGGCCGCACCTCATCCTCCTGCCCGACGACCTGGCGCTGCCGGTGGAGGCGCTGGCGTCGGCGGGGTCGCTGGAGGCGTTCGCCGCCCTCGTGCCGCACGAGCCGCTCCGGGAAGGGCTCCGGCGCTGCGCCGACCTATTCGCCCGCCGGCCGAAGGCCTTCTTCCTCGAGGCGGGTCTCGATGCCGGGTACCTGGAGGAACTGCTGTCGCGGGCGCGGGCGTTGCCGGCCGCCGACCGGCGGGAAGTCCTCCCGATCGCCCTCCAGGAAGCCGACACGTTTCATATGATGTTGGCGGCGCGGGGCAAGTTCCACTACGGCCTGGGTCCGGAGGCGATCGTGCCGTTCCACGTCCGCAAGACGCGGATTCCGCGCCAGACGTTCGCGGCGATGGCAGCCGCAGAGCACGTGGCCGACGTGGCGTCGGCGGCAGCCGGCGCGGCATTGGATGAAGTTCCGGCGGTGGCGAAGGAAGCCTTGACGGCGGCGGACCTGGAACCCCTGGCGTGGGGGCGGTACTACCGGCTGGCGAACCGGGCGTTCCGCCGATGCCACATGGGCCTCGGCGCCGTCGTCGCCTACGCCGCCATCCGCCGAGTCGAACTGGCGAACCTGATTACGCTGAGCGAGGGCATCCGGCTGGGCCGACCGGCCGACGCCATTCGCCGGCGCCTCATCCCCGCTGCGCCGGGGCGAGGCCCGGCCGCTCAACGGGAGCCGACCCGTGTTTAG
- a CDS encoding PTS sugar transporter subunit IIA, with translation MRLRDLLDESVVRVGLESRDKEECFEEMIDLLVRAGRLSDRAGALEAVLQREQQGTTGISDGIAIPHGKHASIPTLTVAVGTSADGIEFDAVDGEPVHAVFMLLARINDPGPHIRALAEIARLVQTPGLYRRLVEAGSAREILNILDAEE, from the coding sequence ATGAGATTGCGCGACTTGCTCGACGAATCCGTCGTCAGGGTCGGTCTGGAAAGCCGGGACAAGGAAGAGTGCTTCGAGGAGATGATTGACCTCCTCGTCCGCGCCGGCCGCCTCTCCGACCGGGCGGGCGCGCTGGAAGCCGTCCTCCAGCGCGAACAGCAGGGCACGACGGGCATCAGCGACGGCATTGCGATCCCGCACGGCAAACACGCGTCGATTCCGACGCTCACGGTGGCCGTCGGCACCAGCGCCGACGGCATCGAGTTTGACGCCGTCGACGGCGAGCCCGTTCACGCGGTCTTCATGCTCCTGGCGCGGATCAACGACCCGGGTCCCCATATCCGGGCGCTCGCGGAAATCGCCCGCCTCGTTCAGACGCCGGGACTTTACCGCCGGCTCGTCGAAGCGGGTTCCGCCAGGGAAATCCTCAACATTCTCGACGCCGAGGAGTGA